DNA from Acidobacteriota bacterium:
CGGAGGAGGGGTCGGAGTCGCGGCGGCAGTAACGAGCGCCGTCGCGCAGCTGCTGCAGAACCGGGCCGTATCGGTGTTGTCGGAATGGCAGGTCGGGCACTTGACAGCCATGAGCGGTTTCCTCCCCTCAGCGGCCCAAGGATATCAATCCGCTGTCGTCAAGTCAAATGTTTCCGTGCAGCGTCATTGGGTTCTTAGGTCCGACCCCGGCCTTTCCGGCCTTGTGAACGCTTCTTCTTGATCGTGGCCAAGGCGTCCTTTTCAAGTTTTCTGCCACGGGTCAAGCTCCTTTGCAGGCGCCGGATCGGTTCCTCTTCGAGAAGAAGCAGCGTCAGGCGAACGTTGTCCCGATCGAGCTTCGGGTTGCCGGTGATGATGCGGTCGGTGAGGGCCCGGATCCGCTCGATCTTCGCGACATCCGGGTCCGTTTCGGTGAGAAAGGCGCCGGGCTGCACGGCCAGGGTGTCGGCAAGCGACCGGAGAGAGGCGGGGAGGACGGAGTTTTTATGGACCAGGTGGTAGAAGGCCGTCTTGCTGACCCCGGCCTTTGAAAGGAGGGCGCCGAGGGTCAGACCGCGTCGGCCGGCCAGCTTTCGGAGTTTGGTCGTGTCGATCCGCATGGCTTAATGGTACTAAATAATAGGACTAAAGGCAAGTCAGGGTTCCGGCTCAGAAGAGAAAGGCGACGGCGACGGCCGCAACCAGGATCAAAACCAAACCGGGCAAAACCGCCCGGCGCAGCGCCTTGGAGCCGCCCGTGAAGACGATGGCGCCTTTGACCACCGTATTGGATACGGCCGCCAGCACAATCGCCCGTTCCGCGACCTCGAGACCCACGTTGCCGGAGCGGCTCAATTCCGTCATCGAAAGCGTGATGGCATCGACATCGGCCAGCCCCGAAGCCAGGCTCGAGATGTAAACCCCCATGTCGCCGAAATAGAGTTGGGCCGCGCGCGCAACAAGGAGGATAACCCCGTACAGCAATCCGAAAGTGATCGCCGGCTTGAGCTCAAAGGGGTTTTTGACTTCCATATCACCTTCGCTTTCTCCGCGGGGCGCCAGGTGAAGGTAATATCCGTAAGCCAGCCCGGCCAGGGCGCCGGCGGAGAGCGCCGGCCAGAGTTGCCGGAGAAGAGGGGGATAAACGACGGCCGCCCAGAAGTCCGGTCAGGATGATGCCGCGGCGCGAACCCACCAGCTTGTAGAGGACATACCCTGAAAAGCCGATGCCGGAAATCAGCACGACCATCAGCCAGATCTTGTAAGGATTGATGACATCAAACGGAGGTCCCCAGAATCCCCGGTTCGGCAACACGGGCAGGACGATGGCGGTGATCAAAGCGAATTTCAGTGCGGCAACAATATCTTCGCGCTTGAGGCGTTCGACAAACCCGTGGAGTTCGATCTTGAAGGACAGGAGCGCGGCCGTCGCAACTCCCAAAGCCACCGCCAAAGCAAGCTCGTTCCAGTAGCACAAGGCGCCGGCCAGAACCGTGATGACAATCGCCACCTCGGTCGTCAGGCCGGGATCGCCCTTTTGGGCCGTAAAAAAATAAGCGGCGGTCGTGAAAATCCCGATGATGACGAACAGGCCGACAAACGGCCAGGGGGATTGAAGAAGGTCGGAAACGAAGGCGCCTCCGCAGCCGGCCAGGCCGAGCAGGGAGAACGTCCGGACGCCGGCTGAGGTTTTCTGATCGGCTTTTTCGGAATCTTCGTAGCTGTGTTCGCGCTGGAGGCCGATCAGCATGCCGATAAACAGCGCCGCGCCGAATCGATAAAAGAGCGAATATTGGTCCATGTTGTTATTATATCAAAGGTTGCTTGGCTTTGGCATCTGACTGATATTCAATCATTTAAAAAATTTTCAAGCTGAAGCGAGAAGCTTAGAGTGTCATTTTTTACTCAAAAAAACATATTCCAAGACACTTTTGTTCGAAATCGCCTCTGCAATAATTTTTTGTCGACATCAAGCGTCATCACCATCAATTGCCGAATCGGGCAAGCAGGATTTCAGTTTGGTGATCTTGACAAAGTCTTGCGCCCCGGCCTATTCTCGAAACGATTCGGGACGAGGAGGATCGCATGAACCGAAGGGAATTCATCCAGCGCTTGAAAACGGGCGGCGCGGCCGCGGCCCTTCTTTCCGCCGGAGGCGCGGCGGGTTGCCGCCGGGAGGCCGAAACACCGGAACCGGCAAGGCCGGCGGCCGAAGCGCCGTTATCAGGTTCCCGAGATCCCCGGATCGAAGTGGACCTGGGCGCCGTTGGACGGAACCTCGACCGGATCCGCGAACGGACCCGGGTCCCCGTCATGGGCGTCGTCAAGGCCGACGCCTACGGGCACGGGCTCGTCGCGGTCGCCCGCCATCTCGAATCGGCCGGCATCGCCGCCCTCATGACCGGGAAGCTCTCCGAAGCCGCCCGGCTGCGGGCCGCGGGCATCCGGTGTGCCGTCGTCAATTTCGGACCCTTCGGACCGCCGGACGCCGAAGACATCCTCCGCCGCCAAATCCGTCAGTCCGTTTCGTCCCTCGATGACCTGGCCGTTCTGGACGCCGCCGCAACTAAAGCCGAAACAACGGCCGAAATTGACATCCATGTCGATACCGGCATGAACCGGGCCGGAGTTCCGGCTGAAGAGGCCGCGGCTCTCATCGAACGCGCGGCGGCGCATCCCCGCCTCCAAATCGAGGGCATTTCGACCGCCCTGACCGAGGACCCGGAGTTCGACCGGGAGCAGCTCCGTGTCTTCACGGCGATCTGCGCGGAGGCCAAAGCCAAGGGCATCGACTGCGGCCTTCGCCATGCCGCAAGCAGCGGGGCGCTTTTCGGCGACGACGACGTCTTCCTCGACATGGTCCGTCCCGGAATCGCACTCTACGGCTATTACCCCAACGCCCGGACGCGCCGCGAAGACAGTCTCGGCCTCGAACCGGCTCTCCGGTTCATGGCGACTGTGACTTTCGTCCGTGATGTCAGGCCTGGAGAAAGCCTGTCCTACCTGAAGTCCGTCCGGATCGACCGTCCGAAGCGCATCGCGACGGTCGGTGTCGGATATGCCGACGGCTATCCCCATCTGCTGGGCGGTCCGGGCGTCGTCCTTATCGGGGGAAAGAGCTTTCCGGTTCTTCCGGCCGTGACGTCGAATCACATCATGATCGATCTGGGGGACGACCGAACCATCGGCGTCGGTGATGAGGTTGTGCTCATCGACAACCGCCGCGACTCCCCCGCGGCCGCCGACGCCCTGGCCGAGATTTCCGGCGGCTCGGATTACAAGTTCCTCATCGGTTTGAGGCCGGCTCTCCCACGAACCTATCTCCGCTGATTTATTTCATCAAGGCCTTGACGGAAATGTCCTCGTCGAGGTCCGGCCAGTGAATTCCGACGCCTTTCCCTATGAGTCGCCAGTTTTCTCTCTGTTCCGGCCGGGCGTCTCTCAGGCGGGGAAACCATTCCAGGGGAACGCTGATGATCCGCCCGTCAAGAATCCGAACATGCATCATCCGCTCTTCGAAACGGACATCGACCGCCATAATTTCAGTCGTTTTTGATGCCGAAATACGCATCCCATTTTTCCTTAAAAAACTTCGCATTTGTTATGACAATCCGCCGGATTTCGTGAAGCTCCCCGGCGTTACATCCCACCGATAATGCCAATTCGATAGGTTCAAGCCAAAATTTCGCATATCCGTCTCCGATTTCCACATGAACATGCCGCGGCTCAAAACCTTCATTGCTGAAGAAGAAGAAACGGTATCGCCCTTCTCTCAGGATTGTCGGCATAATTATACCACTGTTTATACTTTTTGCTTCTTTTTTAAAGACGCCACAAAAATAGAAAAATTCTCGCGACTCACTCTGTTTCGGTTAGGGCGAGGGAAATCGGCCGGCCTTATTGAATCCGGCCGAAAGGAAAGACGATGTTAAAACACGGTTTCGACGGCGACGCCGCGGGCGCGCAAGGCACGTGTCAATCTCGCCGCCTGGTTTATGAAGAACGAGTCTTTCAGCGCATCGAGCAAGCCGTGGCGTGCATAGATCGCCCTCACCGCCGGGACGTAATTCATCCGGTCGATGAGGACACGATCGGCGGCGCCGGCCAGATGCGCAGCCAGCCGCTCGGGATTTCCCGGAAGAAGCGGCCCGGCAAAGGCAAAAGTTGGAACTCCCGCCGTCTTGAATTCCCGCAGGACTTCGATTCGCTCTCCGATCGGCGAGGCACGCTTCTCGAATAGTCCGGCCACAGCTTCGTCGTCCGTAGCGACGGAGAACCCGACCCGGGCATCGGGGATACGGCGGATCACATCGAGGTCGCGGCGGATGCGGGCCGACTTCGTCTGGATCTCGACCGGGAAATCACATCCCACCAGAACCTCGAGCAGGCGCCGGGTCAGTCCGTAACGTTCCTCGATCGGTTGGTAGGGATCGCAGACCGAGGCGATCCAGATCGTTCCCCGCCGCGCCCGGACGATCTGCCGGGCCAGAAGCTCGGGCGCGTTGACCTTGACGTCGACGAACTCCCCCCACGGCTCGCTGTGGCCGCTGTAACGGCGCATGAACAGCGCGGCATAGCAGTAGGCACATCCGACCTCGCAACCGGTGTAAGGATTGATGCAGTAGTCGTGGATCTTCGAGGCATTGAGAATGGACTTGGCCTGGATCTCTCGGACAACTTTCATTCAGCCGACCGTCCTGAAGACGCTTTGCCGAGGATGCGTTTCTTGTCGCGGACGGCCTTCAGCAGGCCCGGCGCCAGCCCGTCGATATCCGCAGCTGTAAATGTCGTCGAGCGGACGTCCAATCCGCCGTTTTCAAAAACACAGAGGAAACTCTTCGTTTCCCGGGCAATCCGGATCACAGGAAATCCCCGCCGCCTTTCCATGAAGACGATCTGGACCCGGAGCGCCGGGTGACCGTGTTCCTTCGCAACCAGAAGAACGGCGTGGATGTCCTTGTTGGTGTCGTCGTCGTCCTCGCCGATGAAGACGTCCATGCGGATGAAGGGCTCGTCCGGATAGGCCGGCATGTCCTTCACTTCATCATAAACCGCGGCCAGGGTTTCGCGGGTGGCGGCCTTCACTTTCAACTCAGGCAAGGCATCTTGGGACGAAAAGGTCGAGGCTGAAAAAAGGACAAGAACCAGCATCAAACCGGCCACAACCTTGAAAAACAACGCCTTCACCGCATAGCCTCGATTTCGCGCAGGCGTAACGCAAGCTTCTTCACCGAAACCGGAACGGCCGGTTTCAGTTCGGGGGCGAAAACCGCGATCCGAAACTCCTCGACAAGCCAACGGAACTCTTCGACGGCCGTCACTTTTTCCGGATGGAGCTTCGGATCGGCTCCGGCCTCCAGCCGCCGCAAGGCCTCTTCGAAGACCCGGACCTGGCTGTCCTTGGCCTTGTCTTTTTCCGGCCCCAACCGGGCCCGCTCGATCCGGATCCGCGCGGCGGCGATGTAATCCGGCAGCCGGGACATTCTCTCCGGCGGATGGATCTCCGCGAAAGTCTTGGGCACGATGCGCTCGACGCCCTCGCGGACCCGTTCGATGATCCCGGCCAGAACCTTGTTCGTTTTCGGCGATGCCTCCGCATCGGCCGCCGCTTTG
Protein-coding regions in this window:
- the alr gene encoding alanine racemase produces the protein MNRREFIQRLKTGGAAAALLSAGGAAGCRREAETPEPARPAAEAPLSGSRDPRIEVDLGAVGRNLDRIRERTRVPVMGVVKADAYGHGLVAVARHLESAGIAALMTGKLSEAARLRAAGIRCAVVNFGPFGPPDAEDILRRQIRQSVSSLDDLAVLDAAATKAETTAEIDIHVDTGMNRAGVPAEEAAALIERAAAHPRLQIEGISTALTEDPEFDREQLRVFTAICAEAKAKGIDCGLRHAASSGALFGDDDVFLDMVRPGIALYGYYPNARTRREDSLGLEPALRFMATVTFVRDVRPGESLSYLKSVRIDRPKRIATVGVGYADGYPHLLGGPGVVLIGGKSFPVLPAVTSNHIMIDLGDDRTIGVGDEVVLIDNRRDSPAAADALAEISGGSDYKFLIGLRPALPRTYLR
- a CDS encoding DUF2442 domain-containing protein, encoding MAVDVRFEERMMHVRILDGRIISVPLEWFPRLRDARPEQRENWRLIGKGVGIHWPDLDEDISVKALMK
- a CDS encoding DUF4160 domain-containing protein; the protein is MPTILREGRYRFFFFSNEGFEPRHVHVEIGDGYAKFWLEPIELALSVGCNAGELHEIRRIVITNAKFFKEKWDAYFGIKND
- a CDS encoding radical SAM protein gives rise to the protein MKVVREIQAKSILNASKIHDYCINPYTGCEVGCAYCYAALFMRRYSGHSEPWGEFVDVKVNAPELLARQIVRARRGTIWIASVCDPYQPIEERYGLTRRLLEVLVGCDFPVEIQTKSARIRRDLDVIRRIPDARVGFSVATDDEAVAGLFEKRASPIGERIEVLREFKTAGVPTFAFAGPLLPGNPERLAAHLAGAADRVLIDRMNYVPAVRAIYARHGLLDALKDSFFINQAARLTRALRARGVAVETVF